A stretch of Parvimonas micra DNA encodes these proteins:
- the addA gene encoding helicase-exonuclease AddAB subunit AddA — MSEVKWTKEQRQVIDSRNTNLLVSAAAGSGKTAVLIERIIELVLDEKNPIDINKLLVVTFTKLAASEMRERVSKAIEKKLEENSENENLQKQLLLLSGADITTIDSFCKDVLISYAHLVNLDSNIKVIDPSENEVLAKEVMEELFEELYENNDESFLRLVDWYAKKNTDEGLLQLLLNVNNFVNSHPFPNIWLNEKAEFFNTNTKDDDFYLENYILDIAKDVDMDLEFFELSIKNNLKKIEDYPELEKYVNMYNNLLDALSVVKENLKKFLKDNTKFDELKISTNEFLNSNFVSFKISKCDEEVKEIYNKVKKELDSIKSEISESLKTLNLDIENIKRESDLIYPYVRSISDVVIKFKEKFWERKQKFNYVDFADIEHLALEILVDIDEDRNIIPSKTALEYQEKYAEVFIDEYQDSNLVQEILLSAVAKDNNRFMVGDVKQSIYRFRQADPSIFMEKYENYNRIEDDIDSFNNKIMLYANFRSRKEILEGTNLVFSKIMKKETGELDYTIDERLNPMASFKESDENVGGAVEILLVDEKSDDEDEDEIILTDEYSEDFEEMKSFKLECIKIANTIYNMMNNKENPFKVYDKNFDDYRKVDYKDIVILMRSPSSNTKILEEVFLEYDIPIYAESMGGYFDTFEVDTIINLLKIIDNPMQDIPLISVMYSPIYNFTSTELSEIRLVDRKLKFYELLIKILEDKDIEIRVSLKEKITKFISDLKLFIEKKSLVSADELIWFLYKYTGYYNYVGLLDMGEQRKTNLMLLFEKAKNYEKNSYKGLFNFVNYIQKISLKSDVSEAKLISEDANVVRIMSIHKSKGLEFPIVFLANTNKKFNFRADDSNLVLHQKLGFGAVVYDMDKKTSFNSIMKKKIEKFKKNEQIAEEMRLLYVAMTRAKEKLIITGRVKDYENLREEISSGIDERGNISNYKILKINNYLDWILSSIDNLTVYGTSLNCLGREENFLGNEDLKFQLNVNTKTEEFIEYQRIKEEIKTNEIISEEDDIEVKNEMRTVKGFLEDRFNKEYVYKNVLNKPSSITVSEIKKMIQEEDEEKHQKYYKENFVLKTPSFIHQSEGKVGFNSAEKGTIFHLAMQLLDFSKFDTEDVSKIREEVKLQINSFVEKNIMNLDEAETIKINWIVKFIQSDIFKEIYIANKSEKLFKEKAIDYNIKLKNLFKDENISEDEKIMVVGIIDLFFENENGEIILLDYKTDYVTKENLEEVKARYKVQLDLYKSAIEDISGKKVTKKGLYLFGINEFVEI, encoded by the coding sequence GTGAGTGAAGTAAAGTGGACTAAAGAGCAAAGACAGGTAATAGATAGCAGAAATACGAATTTACTTGTGTCTGCAGCAGCGGGTTCTGGAAAAACAGCCGTACTTATCGAAAGAATTATAGAGCTTGTTTTAGACGAAAAAAATCCAATTGATATAAACAAATTACTTGTTGTAACATTTACAAAATTGGCTGCATCTGAAATGAGAGAAAGAGTAAGTAAGGCTATTGAAAAAAAACTTGAAGAAAATTCGGAAAATGAAAATCTTCAAAAACAATTACTGCTCCTTAGCGGTGCTGACATCACAACTATTGACTCTTTTTGTAAAGATGTTTTGATTTCTTATGCTCATTTGGTAAATTTAGATAGCAATATAAAAGTTATAGATCCAAGCGAAAATGAAGTTTTAGCCAAAGAAGTTATGGAAGAATTATTTGAAGAGCTTTATGAAAATAATGATGAGAGCTTTTTGAGATTAGTTGATTGGTATGCCAAGAAAAACACTGATGAAGGACTTTTGCAACTTTTATTGAATGTAAATAATTTTGTAAATTCACATCCTTTCCCAAATATTTGGTTAAATGAAAAGGCAGAATTTTTTAATACAAATACAAAGGATGATGATTTCTATTTAGAAAACTACATCTTGGATATTGCAAAAGATGTAGATATGGATTTGGAATTTTTTGAATTGAGTATAAAAAACAATTTGAAAAAAATCGAAGACTATCCTGAACTTGAAAAATATGTAAATATGTATAATAATTTGTTAGATGCTCTATCTGTCGTAAAGGAAAATTTAAAGAAATTTTTAAAAGACAATACGAAGTTTGATGAGCTTAAAATATCAACTAATGAATTTTTAAATTCGAACTTTGTAAGTTTTAAAATTTCAAAATGTGATGAAGAAGTAAAAGAGATATACAATAAAGTTAAAAAAGAATTGGATAGTATAAAGTCGGAAATTTCAGAATCACTTAAAACTTTAAATTTAGATATAGAAAATATCAAAAGAGAAAGTGATTTAATTTATCCTTATGTTCGTTCAATTTCTGATGTTGTAATTAAATTTAAGGAAAAGTTTTGGGAGAGAAAGCAAAAATTTAATTATGTAGATTTTGCCGATATTGAACATTTGGCACTTGAGATACTTGTAGATATTGATGAAGATAGAAATATTATACCGTCTAAAACAGCTTTAGAATATCAAGAAAAATATGCTGAAGTTTTTATTGACGAATATCAAGACAGTAACCTTGTTCAAGAAATTCTTTTATCAGCAGTTGCAAAAGATAATAACAGATTTATGGTTGGAGATGTTAAACAGAGTATTTATAGATTTAGACAGGCAGATCCGAGTATTTTTATGGAAAAATATGAAAATTATAATAGAATAGAAGATGATATTGACAGTTTTAATAATAAGATAATGCTCTATGCGAATTTTAGAAGTAGAAAAGAAATCCTTGAGGGAACAAATCTAGTTTTTTCAAAAATAATGAAAAAAGAAACGGGAGAACTTGATTATACTATTGACGAAAGATTAAATCCTATGGCAAGTTTTAAAGAAAGTGATGAAAATGTCGGTGGTGCAGTTGAAATTCTTTTAGTTGATGAAAAATCTGATGATGAGGACGAAGACGAGATAATTTTAACTGATGAATATTCGGAAGATTTTGAAGAGATGAAGTCTTTTAAACTTGAATGTATAAAAATTGCAAATACAATCTACAATATGATGAACAATAAAGAAAATCCTTTTAAAGTTTATGATAAAAATTTTGATGATTATAGGAAAGTTGATTACAAAGATATTGTTATTTTGATGCGTTCTCCGAGCAGTAATACAAAAATTTTAGAAGAAGTATTTTTAGAATATGATATTCCAATTTATGCAGAGAGTATGGGAGGATATTTTGATACTTTTGAAGTTGATACAATAATTAATTTGCTTAAAATTATAGATAATCCTATGCAGGATATTCCTTTAATTTCTGTAATGTATTCTCCAATTTATAATTTTACATCAACAGAATTGAGCGAAATAAGACTTGTAGATAGAAAATTAAAATTTTATGAGCTTTTAATAAAAATTTTAGAAGACAAAGACATCGAAATTAGAGTGAGTTTAAAGGAAAAAATTACAAAATTTATTTCCGATTTAAAATTATTTATAGAAAAAAAATCTTTAGTTTCTGCTGATGAATTAATATGGTTTTTATATAAATATACAGGATACTATAATTATGTCGGACTTTTGGATATGGGGGAACAGAGAAAAACAAATCTGATGTTACTTTTCGAAAAGGCGAAAAATTATGAAAAAAATTCTTATAAGGGATTGTTTAATTTTGTAAATTATATTCAAAAAATCAGTTTAAAAAGTGATGTTTCAGAGGCGAAATTAATTTCTGAAGATGCGAATGTAGTTAGAATTATGAGTATTCATAAGAGTAAAGGCTTGGAATTTCCTATTGTATTTCTCGCAAATACGAATAAGAAATTTAATTTCAGAGCTGACGACAGCAATTTAGTTTTACATCAAAAACTTGGTTTTGGTGCAGTTGTTTATGATATGGATAAAAAAACTTCATTCAACAGCATTATGAAGAAAAAAATTGAAAAATTCAAGAAAAATGAACAAATTGCAGAGGAAATGAGACTCCTTTATGTTGCAATGACAAGAGCAAAGGAAAAACTTATAATAACCGGAAGAGTAAAAGATTATGAGAATTTAAGAGAAGAAATAAGCTCCGGAATTGATGAAAGAGGCAATATAAGTAATTATAAAATTCTAAAAATAAATAATTATCTTGATTGGATATTAAGTTCTATTGATAATCTTACAGTTTATGGAACGAGTTTGAATTGTTTGGGAAGAGAAGAAAACTTTTTAGGAAATGAAGACTTGAAATTTCAATTAAATGTAAATACTAAAACAGAGGAATTTATAGAATATCAAAGAATTAAAGAAGAAATAAAAACAAATGAAATAATTTCGGAAGAAGATGATATAGAAGTTAAAAATGAAATGCGAACTGTTAAAGGATTTTTGGAGGATAGATTTAACAAAGAATATGTTTATAAAAATGTCTTGAACAAGCCTTCAAGCATTACTGTTTCTGAAATCAAAAAGATGATTCAGGAAGAAGACGAAGAAAAACATCAAAAATATTATAAAGAGAATTTTGTTTTGAAAACTCCGTCATTTATTCATCAGAGTGAGGGAAAAGTCGGATTTAATTCTGCAGAAAAAGGAACTATTTTCCATTTAGCAATGCAACTTTTAGACTTTTCAAAATTTGATACAGAAGATGTTTCAAAAATAAGAGAAGAAGTAAAGTTGCAAATAAATTCATTCGTTGAAAAAAATATTATGAATTTGGACGAAGCAGAAACGATAAAAATAAATTGGATAGTAAAATTTATTCAGTCGGATATTTTTAAGGAAATTTATATTGCAAATAAATCTGAGAAATTATTTAAAGAAAAAGCCATTGACTATAATATAAAATTGAAAAATCTATTTAAAGATGAAAATATTTCAGAAGACGAAAAAATTATGGTAGTCGGAATAATTGACCTTTTCTTTGAAAATGAAAATGGAGAAATAATTTTGTTGGATTATAAGACGGATTATGTAACAAAAGAAAATCTTGAAGAAGTAAAGGCAAGATACAAAGTACAATTGGATTTATATAAATCTGCAATTGAAGACATTTCCGGTAAAAAAGTCACTAAAAAGGGATTGTATCTATTTGGAATAAATGAATTTGTTGAAATTTAG
- a CDS encoding PD-(D/E)XK nuclease family protein encodes MAVGFITGRFGADRTDKILDLCFEEAKREDKKPIYILVPEKFTYEMEKRLSEKLEDEKNIDPNFRIRVVSFSTLSKIVFTNVGGLKERRLTTSARSLLTFKAMDLVSKDLVTFKSDDFKMGFVNNIMDMIIEFKQNDFSVTDVFSLTENVKNESLKFKMQDLYNIYKSYENLIDKKYSDTEDTLNIFAEKLDDFESIKGATIFVDEYMDFTPAQYLVIEKLIYFSKNIYFSLLTDFKNLHSKMNMFLRSNSTILNIKNICEKYNIPLLENISLSNESYYNSKDLSFLEKNIGTFSPKSYSKDSENIRILKFKNIYDEVSFIAEEISKLVKTKNYRYNDITLCMRSLDEYSYIIERVFDDYNIDYFLDEKISIMENPIIILILSILDMKDKNYSYDSVFRYLKSGLTGVSDEDIFLLENYVIANGIKGNRWFDESWNKSIVHSFEEESDYEKLVKINEIKNIVITPIKNLHDKLKGRNTVKDICKYLYEFTLEIGLFDRINNLVMNFQNEGNLYKAKEYSQVWGSFTAVLDEMVEFMGEEKIAYSKFINLIKTELENIELGIVPPSKDEVFITTVDRMKKPSTKIAFVLGVNDGNFPKNIVDNDLISENEKESLKTLGFNFSNNNLLKTTDEQFLSYKTFSIAKEKLYITFPISDLEGKSLLVSRFVKKIKFIFGNLEVESIDYLKDFSIMDIFETFSKERLYQILVSNIEALNSNKLSENDKFNFREIIDFLIEDEDYKYKIEILKDKLNYKKETENIKDYTSFLYESGNVSISKLENFMRCPFSYFINYGLRAKEREVYDFSPADYGTYCHKIFDDFFKGVFENNIDWNIIDREFIKREVEKLTAKMAEKSNFILESSPKYKYFSAITHKNIVESIEIMAEQVRRGNFIPTGFETEFGDESIKPITYTLKNGKEIKLVGKIDRIDIFKGENFDFLRIIDYKSSKRDIDLNQVYAGLQLQLFVYMNAILSSNKERYKPAGLFYSDFNTNLVGFETYSKMLDMNDESFHSEKLKKNKLTGFVIKDMELLKNLDRTLDADNLASEILPIKLKSKGQEIGASTLGLTTDEFEIVNEFVLNKTKDICEEIYAGNIDIKPFRYKNKKPCDYCKYKSICRFDIKHNKYNNIKNLLTKDRPNEVFELMNSENKEKRGEK; translated from the coding sequence GTGGCAGTTGGATTTATTACAGGAAGATTTGGAGCGGATAGGACTGATAAGATTTTAGATCTTTGTTTTGAAGAGGCTAAAAGAGAAGATAAAAAGCCTATCTATATTTTAGTTCCGGAAAAATTTACATATGAAATGGAAAAAAGATTAAGTGAAAAGCTTGAAGATGAAAAAAATATTGATCCTAATTTTAGAATTAGAGTTGTAAGTTTTTCAACTTTAAGTAAAATTGTTTTTACCAATGTTGGAGGACTTAAGGAGAGAAGACTTACAACAAGTGCTAGAAGTCTTTTGACTTTTAAGGCTATGGACTTGGTTTCAAAGGATTTGGTTACTTTTAAATCCGACGATTTTAAAATGGGTTTTGTGAACAATATTATGGATATGATAATAGAGTTTAAGCAAAATGATTTTTCGGTTACGGATGTTTTTTCGCTTACAGAAAATGTTAAAAATGAGTCTTTAAAATTTAAAATGCAAGATTTATATAATATTTATAAATCTTATGAAAATTTAATTGATAAAAAATACTCCGATACTGAAGATACTTTGAATATTTTTGCCGAAAAACTTGATGATTTTGAAAGTATCAAAGGAGCAACTATTTTTGTTGACGAATATATGGACTTTACTCCTGCTCAATACTTGGTAATTGAAAAGTTAATCTATTTTTCAAAAAATATTTATTTTTCTCTTTTAACTGATTTTAAAAATTTACATTCAAAAATGAATATGTTTTTAAGAAGTAATTCAACAATTTTAAATATTAAAAACATTTGCGAAAAGTATAATATTCCATTGCTTGAAAATATTTCACTTTCAAATGAAAGCTACTATAATTCTAAAGATTTATCGTTTTTAGAAAAAAATATCGGTACTTTTTCTCCAAAATCATATTCTAAAGATTCTGAAAATATTAGAATTTTAAAGTTTAAAAATATATATGATGAAGTTTCTTTTATTGCAGAAGAAATTTCAAAATTAGTTAAAACTAAAAATTATAGATATAATGATATAACTCTATGTATGAGAAGTTTGGATGAATATTCTTATATAATAGAAAGAGTTTTTGATGATTACAATATTGATTATTTCTTGGATGAAAAGATTTCAATTATGGAAAATCCGATTATTATTCTAATTTTGTCCATTTTGGATATGAAGGATAAAAATTATTCCTATGATTCTGTTTTCAGATATTTGAAGAGCGGACTTACAGGAGTTTCTGATGAGGATATTTTCCTTTTGGAAAATTATGTAATTGCAAATGGAATAAAAGGCAATCGTTGGTTTGACGAATCTTGGAACAAGTCCATCGTTCATAGTTTTGAGGAAGAAAGTGATTATGAAAAACTTGTAAAGATAAATGAGATAAAAAATATTGTAATAACGCCGATAAAAAATTTACATGATAAGTTAAAAGGTAGAAATACCGTAAAGGATATTTGTAAATATTTATATGAGTTCACTTTGGAAATTGGACTTTTTGATAGAATAAACAATCTTGTAATGAATTTCCAAAATGAAGGAAATTTATATAAGGCTAAAGAGTATTCTCAAGTTTGGGGAAGTTTTACAGCAGTTTTGGATGAAATGGTTGAATTTATGGGAGAGGAGAAAATTGCCTACTCAAAATTTATAAATTTAATTAAAACTGAACTTGAAAATATTGAGCTTGGAATTGTTCCGCCTTCAAAGGATGAAGTCTTTATTACAACTGTTGACAGAATGAAAAAACCTTCTACAAAAATAGCTTTTGTATTGGGAGTTAATGATGGGAACTTCCCGAAAAATATAGTGGATAATGACTTAATTAGCGAAAATGAAAAAGAAAGTTTAAAAACTTTAGGCTTTAATTTTTCTAATAACAATTTACTAAAAACTACTGATGAACAATTTTTAAGTTATAAGACTTTCAGTATTGCAAAAGAAAAATTGTATATAACTTTTCCGATTTCCGATTTGGAGGGAAAGAGTCTTTTAGTTTCAAGATTTGTGAAAAAAATTAAATTCATTTTTGGAAATTTAGAAGTCGAAAGCATAGATTATTTAAAAGATTTTTCTATTATGGATATTTTTGAAACTTTTTCTAAAGAGAGATTATATCAAATCTTAGTTTCTAATATTGAGGCTTTAAATTCAAATAAATTGAGCGAAAATGATAAATTCAATTTTAGAGAAATAATTGATTTCTTGATTGAGGATGAAGATTATAAATATAAGATTGAAATTTTAAAGGATAAATTAAATTACAAAAAAGAAACTGAAAATATAAAAGATTATACTTCATTTCTTTATGAAAGTGGAAATGTAAGCATTTCAAAACTTGAAAACTTTATGCGTTGCCCTTTTTCATATTTTATAAACTATGGACTTAGAGCAAAGGAAAGAGAAGTGTATGATTTTTCTCCTGCAGATTATGGAACTTATTGCCATAAGATTTTTGACGACTTTTTTAAGGGAGTTTTTGAAAATAATATTGATTGGAATATAATTGATAGAGAATTTATCAAAAGGGAAGTAGAAAAATTAACAGCAAAAATGGCTGAAAAGTCTAATTTTATTCTTGAAAGCTCTCCAAAATATAAATATTTTTCAGCTATTACACACAAAAATATTGTTGAAAGCATAGAAATTATGGCAGAACAAGTAAGACGTGGAAACTTTATTCCAACAGGTTTTGAAACAGAATTTGGAGATGAGTCAATAAAACCTATTACCTATACTTTAAAGAATGGGAAAGAAATTAAATTAGTTGGTAAAATTGACAGAATTGATATTTTTAAAGGAGAAAATTTTGACTTTTTAAGAATTATTGATTACAAGTCTTCAAAAAGAGATATTGACTTAAATCAAGTCTATGCAGGTCTTCAGCTACAACTTTTTGTCTATATGAATGCAATTTTATCTTCCAATAAGGAAAGATATAAACCTGCAGGATTATTTTACAGTGATTTCAATACAAATTTAGTTGGATTTGAAACTTATTCCAAAATGCTTGATATGAATGATGAAAGTTTTCATAGTGAAAAACTTAAGAAAAATAAACTTACAGGTTTTGTTATAAAAGATATGGAACTTTTGAAGAATTTGGATAGGACTTTGGATGCGGATAATTTGGCTTCTGAAATACTACCTATAAAATTAAAGTCAAAAGGGCAAGAAATCGGAGCAAGCACATTGGGCTTAACTACGGATGAATTTGAAATTGTAAATGAATTTGTTTTAAATAAGACTAAGGATATCTGTGAAGAAATTTATGCAGGAAATATTGATATAAAACCTTTCAGATATAAAAATAAAAAGCCTTGTGATTATTGTAAATATAAATCCATTTGCAGATTTGATATTAAGCATAATAAATATAATAATATTAAGAATTTATTGACAAAGGATAGACCTAATGAAGTTTTTGAATTGATGAATTCGGAAAACAAAGAGAAAAGAGGTGAGAAATAG
- a CDS encoding ABC transporter ATP-binding protein, protein MKNSKKSILFRVIKEVFTVYPVLFPLVLVGIVFTAGVSSIPSLFIQKIVSLLEARDPSVSWSVFSKEMITLILILIGVDILSLILTAVYNLAMATITQGTLYHMRKKMFVKMQTLPLKYFDTEGHGDIMSYYTNDVDALRQMISQSLPNVLASLVVVITVFGIMLYFSFWMTLTVLLGVVAMYFVTKYVGKHSRKYFIEQQKSLGKTEGYLEEMIYGQKVVKVFNYEDESMKKFNEVNDKLFDDSQKANSYANILGPILNNIGNILYVVVAIVGGLLIYFNVYNLSLSGMAISISIVVPFLNMTKQFSGNINQVSMQLNSIIMGLAGVERVFALIDQEPEVDDGKVEIEQENDKYEFVKENGEKTEVLGNIDIKNIVFGYNKEKTVLKNISITAKQGEKIALVGATGSGKTTIANLINRFYDVNSGEILFDGINVNSIKKADLRKNVGVVLQETNLFTGTVLENLRYGHLEATREECIEACKKTGAHEFIIKLPEQYDTVLRSGGENLSQGQRQLLGISRALLENKPVLILDEATSSIDTKTENVVQKAMYVLMEGRTVFIIAHRLSTISNSDRIIVLDNGEILEMGTHDELIEKQGRYYQLYTGKFELD, encoded by the coding sequence ATGAAAAATAGTAAAAAATCAATTTTATTCAGAGTAATAAAAGAAGTATTTACAGTTTATCCTGTACTGTTTCCATTAGTTTTAGTTGGTATTGTTTTTACTGCCGGGGTTAGCTCAATTCCAAGTTTATTTATTCAAAAAATTGTAAGTTTACTTGAAGCTAGAGATCCTTCAGTTTCATGGTCTGTTTTTTCAAAAGAAATGATTACTTTAATCTTGATATTAATTGGAGTAGATATACTTTCTTTGATATTAACAGCTGTATATAATCTTGCAATGGCTACTATAACACAAGGAACTCTTTATCATATGCGAAAAAAGATGTTTGTAAAAATGCAAACTCTTCCTTTAAAGTATTTTGATACTGAAGGTCATGGGGATATAATGAGTTATTATACAAATGATGTTGACGCCTTAAGACAGATGATTTCTCAAAGTTTACCGAATGTCTTAGCATCATTAGTTGTTGTTATAACAGTTTTTGGCATAATGTTATATTTTAGTTTCTGGATGACACTTACCGTTCTACTAGGTGTTGTTGCTATGTATTTTGTAACAAAATATGTTGGTAAACATTCAAGAAAATACTTCATTGAGCAACAAAAATCATTAGGTAAAACTGAAGGTTATTTAGAAGAAATGATTTATGGACAAAAAGTTGTAAAAGTTTTTAATTATGAAGATGAGTCAATGAAAAAATTTAATGAAGTAAATGATAAATTATTTGATGATTCTCAAAAAGCAAACTCTTATGCTAATATACTTGGACCAATTTTAAATAATATAGGAAATATTCTATATGTTGTTGTTGCAATTGTTGGAGGACTTTTAATATACTTTAATGTATATAATTTAAGTCTTTCAGGTATGGCAATTAGTATAAGTATAGTAGTTCCATTTTTAAATATGACAAAGCAATTTTCAGGAAATATCAACCAAGTTTCAATGCAATTAAATTCAATTATTATGGGTTTAGCAGGTGTTGAAAGAGTTTTTGCGCTAATTGACCAAGAACCTGAAGTAGATGATGGAAAAGTTGAAATAGAACAAGAAAATGACAAATATGAATTTGTAAAAGAAAATGGTGAAAAAACTGAAGTTTTAGGAAATATTGATATAAAAAATATTGTTTTCGGATATAATAAGGAAAAAACAGTTTTAAAAAATATCAGTATTACTGCTAAACAAGGTGAAAAAATTGCACTTGTAGGAGCAACCGGAAGTGGTAAAACTACAATTGCCAACCTTATAAACAGATTTTATGATGTAAATAGTGGAGAAATTTTATTTGACGGAATAAATGTAAATTCAATAAAAAAAGCTGACCTTAGAAAAAATGTAGGTGTTGTTTTACAAGAAACAAATCTATTTACGGGAACAGTTTTAGAAAATCTTAGATACGGGCATTTAGAAGCTACAAGAGAAGAATGTATCGAGGCATGTAAAAAAACAGGTGCTCATGAATTTATAATAAAACTTCCAGAACAATATGATACAGTATTAAGAAGTGGTGGAGAAAATTTATCTCAAGGTCAAAGACAGTTACTTGGAATTTCAAGAGCATTACTTGAAAATAAACCTGTTCTTATTTTAGATGAAGCTACTTCTTCAATAGATACAAAAACAGAAAATGTTGTTCAAAAAGCCATGTATGTCTTAATGGAAGGTAGAACTGTATTTATAATTGCTCATAGACTTTCTACAATTTCAAACTCTGATAGAATAATTGTTCTGGATAATGGAGAAATTTTAGAAATGGGAACTCACGATGAGTTGATTGAAAAACAAGGAAGATATTATCAATTATATACAGGGAAATTTGAATTGGATTAA
- a CDS encoding ABC transporter ATP-binding protein — MVKTLSKSIREYKKDSIMSVIYIVFEVIMECIIPFILANLVNGIRSNIPIRDLFNQGLILVVMAMLSLTFGILAGKKSAVASAGFARNLRKDIFEKVQGFSFENIDSFSNSSLLTRLTTDVTNVQNAYMMTIRMAIRSPFMFVFSFVMSFIMGGKLAFIFVIVVPILLIGLAFILIKAMKIFKKIFYKYDDMNNTIQENIKAIRLVKSLVREDFEIEKFDKVASEVKHDFTIAEKIISLYAPLMQFCLYVDTVLILFLGSYVIVAGINPNFNVGQISALMTYSFMILSSLMMFSMVLVMLTMAMESSKRISEVLNTESTITDEKSLHKVLNSGEIEFKNVVFRYSEDAKENVINDVSFKIPSGSTVGIIGATGSGKSTLVQLIPRLYNINSGEILIDNINIENIDIELLREEVGMVLQKNTLFSGTIRENLKWGNKNATDEDLDLVCNIAQATEIINKMPNGYDEYIEQGGANLSGGQKQRLCIARALLKKPKILIFDDSTSAVDTKTDELIRRGLQSYMPETTKIIIAQRILSVQNADIILVIEKGKVVASGNHETLVRQEGLYRDLYLTQGGVVDEK; from the coding sequence ATGGTAAAAACGTTAAGTAAGAGTATAAGGGAATATAAAAAAGACTCGATTATGTCTGTTATTTATATTGTCTTTGAAGTTATTATGGAATGTATAATTCCTTTTATTCTTGCAAATTTAGTAAATGGAATAAGATCAAACATTCCAATTAGAGATTTATTTAATCAAGGATTAATTCTTGTTGTAATGGCAATGCTATCTTTAACTTTTGGAATATTAGCGGGAAAGAAAAGTGCAGTTGCATCTGCAGGTTTCGCTAGAAATTTAAGAAAAGATATTTTTGAAAAAGTTCAAGGATTTTCTTTTGAAAATATAGATTCTTTTTCTAATTCGTCATTGCTTACAAGACTTACAACTGATGTTACAAATGTTCAAAATGCTTATATGATGACAATTAGAATGGCAATCAGAAGTCCATTTATGTTTGTTTTCTCTTTTGTTATGTCATTTATTATGGGTGGAAAACTTGCATTTATTTTTGTTATAGTTGTTCCAATACTTTTAATTGGACTTGCATTTATACTTATAAAAGCGATGAAAATTTTCAAAAAAATATTTTATAAATATGATGATATGAATAATACTATTCAAGAAAATATAAAGGCTATAAGACTTGTAAAATCTTTAGTTCGCGAGGATTTTGAAATTGAGAAATTTGATAAAGTTGCAAGTGAAGTAAAACATGATTTTACAATTGCAGAAAAAATAATATCATTGTATGCACCTTTAATGCAATTTTGTTTATATGTAGATACTGTTTTGATTTTGTTTTTAGGTTCTTATGTTATAGTAGCTGGAATTAATCCAAATTTCAATGTTGGACAGATATCTGCACTTATGACTTACAGTTTTATGATTTTGAGCAGTCTAATGATGTTTTCAATGGTTCTTGTTATGTTAACAATGGCAATGGAATCTTCAAAGAGAATATCAGAAGTTTTAAATACAGAATCAACTATAACAGACGAAAAGTCATTGCATAAAGTATTAAATAGTGGAGAAATTGAATTTAAAAATGTCGTTTTTAGATATTCAGAGGACGCAAAAGAAAATGTAATTAATGATGTTTCATTTAAAATTCCTTCTGGAAGTACGGTTGGGATAATTGGAGCTACCGGTTCTGGAAAGAGTACATTAGTTCAATTAATTCCTAGACTTTACAATATAAATTCTGGAGAAATTTTAATTGACAATATTAATATCGAAAATATTGACATTGAATTATTAAGAGAAGAAGTAGGTATGGTTCTTCAAAAAAATACATTATTCTCCGGAACAATTCGAGAAAATTTAAAATGGGGAAACAAAAATGCAACTGATGAAGACCTTGATTTAGTTTGTAATATTGCTCAAGCAACTGAAATTATAAACAAAATGCCTAATGGTTATGATGAATATATTGAACAAGGTGGAGCAAATCTATCAGGTGGTCAAAAACAAAGACTTTGTATTGCAAGAGCATTACTTAAGAAACCAAAAATTTTAATTTTTGACGACTCCACTTCTGCTGTTGATACAAAAACAGATGAATTGATAAGAAGAGGTTTACAATCCTATATGCCTGAAACTACAAAAATTATAATCGCTCAAAGAATATTATCCGTACAAAATGCAGATATAATTTTGGTAATTGAAAAGGGCAAAGTAGTTGCTAGTGGAAATCATGAAACTCTAGTAAGACAAGAGGGATTATATCGTGATTTATATTTAACACAAGGAGGAGTTGTAGATGAAAAATAG